The Spiroplasma citri genome has a segment encoding these proteins:
- a CDS encoding HsdM family class I SAM-dependent methyltransferase, whose protein sequence is MKKKELEFYLHNHLFNIVNDMKKSSLYKYNWNVIKSDFDEINQKLSIASKNSSFSSIGRPDLIYFNPETKLLILGEIKNDIKKHTSNSVGKIKDPKSFSVDGVLHYMKFFKEYDVFGIAASGSVDDYIIDQFYSKKDSLNFEVLPSQRILNEFDYQNIIADDLVEEKIDGLSNVLSNLNKLMDNSKISVEKRPIITGAIIFSLIHFKQITTDIEKHKTNISNISKLLIESIKTKMLSVLPENKRDKNIGIIDRFCNLIESYSINNEIWKKIIDNIDKKLMPIINKMKKESYNHDFSGDMYRVLLRYTSGDGKILGQVLTPKHIVNLMIDLAELKKDDSIIDPACGTGIFLVNSMNKLISMAKNNDEIEIIKRKKIYGIEISKEMFFLTLVNMLINDDGKTNIYVDDDNPEPKNSGIFKFNKNDFFENPKKVIMNPPYLSQNEMWKFINKSLTLATEKAIIIVSTSIFKGNIEFKREFLKNNSLISVINMPNNIFQNKSSSGAQVKTSIMVVDIGRPNSENYTGTYFYDLKDDGFISSKKHGRYDGIKKWTQIKSNFLDNYKNKKEILNTAILVKNVSEYDTWNFNFYNKISSDDFLNLNDYLFNLLLELINKNKYENKYEIYNYLFNINDELKKYNLKKYIQQLNIKENPANKFLEIKKNINKALRIEKYLDIKGNISYVAASNSKNGCRLNNTRNIYNESVLKNLFTWNTQGDGGAGLAFFHPYKFIVASTCKVFDVIDKKLNLEHKIFIAFSMSLEHKNRYFGYSISEDEFKTGTLKLFLPVNLENEIDWNLIKKIMINNPIFKKIKIILDEYKNI, encoded by the coding sequence ATGAAAAAAAAAGAATTAGAATTTTATTTACATAATCATTTGTTTAATATTGTTAATGATATGAAAAAATCAAGTTTATATAAATATAATTGAAATGTTATTAAGTCAGATTTTGACGAAATAAATCAAAAATTATCTATAGCATCAAAAAATTCTTCTTTTTCTTCTATTGGAAGGCCAGATTTGATATATTTTAATCCAGAAACAAAATTATTAATTTTAGGCGAAATTAAAAATGATATAAAAAAACACACATCTAATTCGGTTGGAAAAATAAAAGATCCTAAATCTTTTTCTGTTGATGGAGTTTTACATTACATGAAATTTTTTAAAGAATATGATGTATTTGGAATTGCAGCTTCGGGTTCTGTAGATGATTATATAATTGATCAGTTTTATTCAAAAAAAGATAGTTTAAATTTTGAAGTTCTTCCATCACAAAGAATATTAAATGAATTTGATTATCAAAATATTATTGCTGATGATTTGGTTGAAGAAAAAATTGATGGTCTTAGCAATGTTTTATCTAATTTAAACAAATTAATGGATAATAGTAAAATTTCTGTAGAAAAAAGGCCTATTATTACGGGAGCTATAATATTTTCTTTAATACATTTTAAACAAATTACAACAGATATTGAAAAACATAAAACTAATATAAGTAATATAAGTAAACTACTAATAGAATCAATAAAAACAAAAATGTTAAGTGTTTTACCTGAAAATAAAAGAGATAAAAATATTGGCATTATTGATAGATTTTGTAATTTAATAGAATCATACTCAATAAATAATGAAATTTGAAAAAAAATTATAGATAATATTGATAAAAAATTAATGCCAATTATTAATAAAATGAAAAAAGAATCTTATAATCATGATTTTTCTGGTGATATGTATAGAGTTTTATTAAGATATACATCTGGAGATGGTAAAATCTTAGGTCAAGTTTTAACTCCCAAACACATTGTTAACTTGATGATTGATTTAGCTGAACTAAAAAAAGATGATTCTATAATTGATCCTGCATGTGGTACGGGTATTTTTTTAGTAAATTCTATGAATAAATTAATTTCAATGGCAAAAAATAATGATGAAATAGAAATAATAAAACGGAAAAAAATTTATGGAATAGAAATTTCTAAGGAAATGTTTTTTTTAACATTAGTTAATATGTTGATTAATGATGATGGAAAAACTAATATTTATGTAGATGATGATAATCCAGAACCAAAAAATTCAGGAATTTTTAAATTTAATAAAAATGATTTTTTTGAAAATCCCAAAAAAGTTATAATGAATCCTCCATATTTATCACAAAATGAAATGTGAAAATTTATAAATAAATCATTAACTTTAGCAACTGAAAAAGCTATTATAATAGTTTCTACTTCTATTTTTAAAGGAAATATAGAATTTAAAAGAGAATTTTTAAAAAATAATTCTTTAATTTCAGTTATTAATATGCCTAATAATATATTTCAAAATAAAAGTTCTTCAGGAGCTCAAGTTAAAACTTCAATAATGGTTGTTGATATTGGTCGACCAAATTCAGAAAATTATACAGGAACATATTTTTATGATTTAAAAGATGATGGTTTTATATCTAGCAAGAAGCATGGTAGATATGATGGAATTAAAAAGTGAACACAAATAAAAAGTAATTTTCTTGATAATTATAAAAATAAAAAAGAAATATTGAATACTGCAATTCTTGTAAAAAATGTTTCTGAATATGATACTTGAAATTTTAATTTTTATAATAAAATATCTTCTGATGATTTTTTAAATTTAAATGACTATTTATTTAATTTATTATTAGAGTTAATTAATAAAAATAAATATGAAAATAAATATGAAATATATAACTATCTTTTTAATATAAATGATGAGTTAAAAAAATATAATTTAAAAAAATATATACAACAATTAAATATAAAAGAAAATCCAGCTAATAAATTTTTGGAAATTAAAAAAAATATTAATAAGGCACTTAGAATTGAAAAATATCTTGATATTAAAGGAAATATATCATATGTGGCGGCTTCAAATTCTAAAAACGGATGTAGATTAAATAATACTAGAAACATATATAATGAATCTGTTTTAAAAAATTTATTTACATGAAATACTCAAGGAGATGGAGGTGCAGGCTTAGCTTTCTTTCATCCGTATAAATTTATAGTTGCTAGTACATGCAAAGTTTTTGATGTTATAGATAAAAAATTAAATTTAGAACATAAAATTTTTATTGCATTTTCAATGAGTTTAGAACATAAAAATAGATATTTTGGTTATTCTATAAGTGAAGATGAGTTTAAAACTGGAACATTAAAATTATTTTTACCTGTTAATTTAGAAAATGAAATAGATTGAAATTTAATTAAAAAAATTATGATTAATAATCCTATATTTAAAAAAATTAAAATTATTTTAGATGAATATAAAAATATTTAA
- a CDS encoding HNH endonuclease, producing the protein MKCFLIKKMKNNWKDYDKNRPIRHKFYRNKKWVKIRNDYFNSKMGICERCYQKGYIVNGVIVHHKEYITDQDFINWNIDKLFAWKNLELLCMKCHNKEHKTEKGYRDNVIIDEKTGKVKIIDKEE; encoded by the coding sequence ATGAAATGTTTTCTGATTAAGAAAATGAAAAATAATTGAAAAGATTATGATAAAAATCGTCCAATTAGACATAAATTTTATCGCAATAAAAAATGAGTAAAAATAAGAAACGATTATTTTAATAGCAAAATGGGAATATGTGAACGATGTTATCAAAAAGGATATATAGTTAATGGCGTTATTGTTCACCACAAAGAATATATTACCGATCAAGATTTTATTAATTGAAACATTGATAAACTTTTTGCATGAAAAAATTTAGAACTATTATGTATGAAATGCCACAATAAAGAACACAAAACCGAAAAAGGATATCGCGATAATGTCATAATTGACGAAAAAACTGGCAAAGTAAAAATAATAGATAAAGAAGAATAA
- a CDS encoding recombinase RecT — protein MNNKIELILNNSKVNNWINEKLTNQKEINLFRKNILAIYNNNPNLFDKEKINLMSVLSACVKAMLLDLPLDPNLGYAYIVPYNGKGQLQIGYKGYIQLAIRTGKYLTINAIEVKQGELLNFDELEQEYNFKWITNENERTKKEKIGYVAFFKLLNGYKKTLYWSKEKCENHFKTYSKNYQTYGKFTAGSYEGMALKTVLTQLLRKWGIMSVEMQEAYQHDQAIIINNSKEFSDNPNIKNKEDKNVIELNNKKDELNLNLEQEFSINEINDDEEIAKTVDEMFSD, from the coding sequence ATGAATAATAAAATTGAATTAATATTAAATAATTCAAAAGTTAATAATTGAATTAATGAAAAATTAACAAATCAGAAAGAAATTAATTTATTTCGTAAAAATATCTTAGCAATTTATAATAATAATCCCAATTTATTTGATAAAGAAAAAATAAATTTAATGAGTGTTTTATCTGCTTGTGTAAAAGCAATGTTATTAGATTTACCGTTAGACCCTAACTTAGGATATGCCTATATTGTTCCATATAATGGAAAAGGACAGTTGCAAATTGGTTATAAGGGTTATATTCAGTTAGCAATCCGAACAGGAAAATATTTAACAATAAACGCAATAGAAGTAAAACAAGGTGAATTATTAAATTTTGATGAATTAGAACAAGAATACAATTTTAAATGAATAACCAACGAAAATGAACGAACAAAAAAAGAAAAAATCGGATATGTTGCATTTTTTAAACTACTAAATGGTTATAAAAAAACTTTATATTGAAGTAAAGAAAAATGCGAAAATCATTTTAAAACATATTCTAAGAATTATCAAACTTACGGAAAATTTACGGCTGGAAGTTATGAGGGGATGGCACTTAAAACAGTATTAACCCAACTTTTAAGAAAATGAGGTATTATGTCAGTTGAAATGCAAGAAGCCTATCAACATGATCAAGCAATAATTATTAATAACAGCAAAGAGTTTAGTGATAATCCTAACATAAAAAATAAAGAAGATAAGAATGTTATTGAATTAAATAACAAAAAAGATGAATTAAATCTAAATTTAGAACAAGAATTTAGCATTAATGAAATAAATGATGATGAAGAAATTGCTAAAACTGTTGATGAAATGTTTTCTGATTAA
- a CDS encoding single-stranded DNA-binding protein: MNQFIAIGRTTKDIEIKRTQSGKEYAMFQLAVTRPHSTQKETDFIPCQVWNKQASVLQQYCQKGSQIAITGILQSFKDKENKIQWTVRVYSCQFLQTNNNLKNSTPPITPTKINQTQSATRNIRLEEIESNKSFENNDDAILWD; the protein is encoded by the coding sequence ATGAATCAATTTATTGCCATTGGTAGAACAACAAAAGATATTGAAATTAAAAGAACACAAAGTGGTAAAGAATATGCCATGTTTCAATTAGCAGTAACAAGACCACATTCAACTCAAAAAGAAACTGATTTTATTCCTTGTCAAGTTTGAAATAAACAAGCAAGTGTATTACAACAATATTGTCAAAAAGGTAGTCAAATTGCAATTACAGGTATTTTACAGTCTTTTAAAGACAAAGAAAATAAAATACAGTGAACAGTAAGAGTTTATAGTTGTCAATTTTTACAAACTAATAATAATTTAAAAAATAGTACACCTCCCATAACACCCACAAAAATAAATCAGACCCAATCAGCAACAAGAAATATTCGTTTAGAAGAAATAGAATCAAATAAATCATTTGAAAATAATGATGATGCTATTTTATGAGATTAA
- a CDS encoding PD-(D/E)XK nuclease family protein, with amino-acid sequence MQFISNNIKLKYNVNFEKDNHSYFIDNIIFPSITAIISYFNNTEIQYDKLMKNNELFKKATERGKIIHEFISRILYDAIFQTENRKDYKTIIKNSKKISTIKESLKIIELFYNFFNRIKNDFIKSIIMFETPLSDGKVCGTPDLIYYENNKAIVVDFKTWKYFNAEKINKAKIQITAYNYLLEKNNIFTSNIGEIWIINENGVNINRFNITNKLKLEWQEIMHTFLKNNSNKEKRNYEN; translated from the coding sequence ATGCAATTTATTAGTAATAATATTAAATTAAAATATAATGTAAATTTTGAAAAAGATAACCATTCTTATTTTATAGATAATATTATTTTCCCCAGCATTACCGCTATTATTAGTTATTTTAATAATACTGAAATTCAATATGATAAATTAATGAAAAATAATGAACTTTTTAAAAAAGCAACAGAAAGAGGAAAAATTATTCATGAGTTTATTTCACGGATTTTATATGATGCAATTTTCCAAACAGAAAATAGAAAAGATTATAAAACAATTATTAAAAATAGTAAAAAAATATCAACAATAAAAGAAAGTTTAAAAATAATTGAGTTATTCTATAATTTTTTTAATAGAATAAAAAACGATTTTATTAAATCAATTATTATGTTTGAAACACCTTTATCCGACGGAAAAGTGTGTGGGACTCCCGATTTAATTTATTATGAAAATAACAAAGCTATTGTTGTTGATTTTAAAACTTGAAAATACTTTAATGCTGAAAAAATTAATAAAGCAAAAATACAAATTACAGCATATAATTATTTACTTGAAAAAAATAATATTTTTACTAGTAATATTGGTGAAATTTGAATAATTAACGAAAATGGTGTTAATATAAATCGTTTCAATATTACCAATAAATTAAAGTTAGAATGACAAGAAATAATGCATACATTTTTAAAAAATAATTCTAATAAGGAGAAAAGAAACTATGAAAATTAA